The window AGAATATGACtctatttgtgtgtatatagattattattattattattattattattattattataaataataatatttataatagtaTTCAgctaataatattatttaaataatattaaataatatattattattattactactattattattattattattattattattattattattattttctttagtaGTAAAACCAGTGAGTAGTAAGAATCCTGATTCACACTCCATAGAGATAATATGACTCTATTTGTGTATATAGATGTATGTAAACATAtataatacacatattttttattttattttattttattttattataattttcttAAGTAGTAAAACTAGTGAGTAGTTAGAATCCTGATCCACACTCCATAGAGAGACTATGACTCTATTAGTGTATAAcgatgtatgtatacatatataatacatatattttttttaattttattattattattattttaattttctttagtAGTAAAACCAGGAAGTAGTTAGAATCCTGATTCACACTCCATAGAGATAATATGACTCTATTTGTGTATATAGATGTATGTAAACATAtataatacacatattttttattttattttattttattttattataattttcttAAGTAGTAAAACTAGTGAGTAGTGAGAATCCTGATCCACACTCCACAGAGAGAATATGACTCTATTTGTGTATATagatgtatgtatacatatataataattaattataataattaataattgatttatggagaaggggtgtgattaaataagtttatacttcttctcactccttttcgaatatgtaaatcaaggcatcaagtgttgacaatttatttttcttacgctTTTCATTTTAAGTAAATACTACTTATTTCTGACTGTCCAATCTTTATTTTctatcatatattttttttgtattctacatgttcgaaataaattttgaaatgaaatgaaataataatacatattttctttttattatttttattttattattattattattatttagtttttctttagtATTAAAACTAGTGAGTAGTGAGAATCCTGATCCACTCTCCAGACCAGGTGGAGGCGGTAATGCACCATAAAGTTGTTTGCAAATCACGATAAAATCTCCAacaaagaagaagcagaaaaagaaaatcgcTTCCGTACAGTCACAGTTTTTATCAGCCAGCAGGTTCTGTCACAACATGGCtaaattaaaagacaaaagacGAGAGAAAACCAGCGTCGCCTCGGAGGTAAGATGATGGAAGACATTCCCTTGCCTTTATCTCTTTAGCTTTGGCTTGCTACTGCACCTTaacatcattcattcattcattcattcaatgtCCTGTCTGGTAACTCTATTGGTTAAATGTTGTCTAATGTGGCTGTATGACTGTTTACATTATCATCTCACCTGTTATAACATTCTAGATTGATcgtctggaggagaggagggcgcGTTGCCAAGACAACCTGGAGAAGGTTGAGTTCAAAAGCAGGAAGGAGAGGCTCTCTGACCAGgacaggtgaggaggaggaggaggatgatggagatagagaagtttaaaaaaaaaaaaactgcaaagaAGATAAAACGTCAATGAATaactttctctctttgtccaGAGAGTGAACCCCTCCTCTAATagtgctgtttctctctctctctcatcctctgtgCTCTACAGACAGGACCTGGAAGATGAAATGACCATCATTAATGAGAGGGTGCTAAAGTTAGGTAAgtacatatctatatataaaatgCTTATTCATACTATACAAATCACTGTAGGTGTATACaagaatactgtatatattttacaatataGACATCATGATGGTCAAAACTGCTTCCAATGACCACACCAGTACCTTGCATGGGTTTGTGTTTATGGGTAAATGTGTGGCAAAATTGTAACACGCTTTATCCTACTAAGATTCAAAAGGCTACATGAGTGCAGTCCATTTATCGTTTATATtggccacacacatacagtttagttaaacattaaaaaacaggAAGGACTCAATTTTTAAATAGTTGAAGAGATTAGTGCTGCacgatttggaaaaaatatctaattgtgattattttgagtGATATTGCAATTGAGGTAATGATCATTttgacatcattattctcatttttcattaaaaaaaacatattcaaatgattatggtgtgatttttgcagtgatctgtaccaaacaaagctGTTTACTCTTAAGTCTGTAGGCCAGGacgtctctgcagcaccacaatttAACAGATCTTTAAcagatattgtgattttaacaaATGCAGTGCCTTCACATCAATTGTGTTTGTCCTTTCCAGACAAGGAGCTGGAGACGTTAAGAGGAGAGAATCGGAGGAACATGATGCTATCAGTCGCTCTGCTGGTTATCAGCGCTTTCTTCTACTACGTCTTTTTCTACAATGAAGAGGACTCATGATACCACCTGGTATCTTAAAGGGACCTAATGCTCTTTAAAGAACAACAACCTCGGGAAAATGTTGTCACGAGATGATAGGTCAGGATTGTGTACACAGGGGTTAAATAcatgaggaagatgaagagctgTGTTGATGAAATATTTCAGTTCTGCCTCTAGATGGCGTCATTGTCATTGTCTTGATCTCTTCTGGTCATCATCATACTGTTGTTTATCCTGCAGTCAGAACCTCATTACAGCTTCTTGGACTAAATTAACACATACTATATGAGATAATATTAAAGTGAAATGAGTCATTTTTGTCTTCTCATCAGCTTGTATACAGTCAGTTGTTATGCGTATTGCTGTATAAATCCCTTACTGTACATTATGACATTCAACTTGAAGAAGAATTTATCTATATAACAGTTGTCCcctataaaaacaattaaatacaaaGTTTATAAAGTTTGCCTTATGCCACAAATAACACCAAAGTAATATTGcttttatacaatatatatatatcaaagaGATGCTTCATCAAATGGTGCCAATCAAGTCTGCTCGACTTAtagcatataaataaatatgtgtgatGATAATGCATGGTACATTTGTGCAAGTTGTACAGCATGTTTTGTCGTTACAGCAAATAGAGAACTTGaagaatgtattttttgttttgatacTCATGCTGGCCATAAACCCATCACCTAATAAAAGCTGAAAGATGGCAAACATGTTCTcgaatgtattgtttttttgtacacATATAAGAATCGAGAGTATGAGAATTGGTTTTGGTCCTTATAACTGCTCTGTTTATCTGTTATTCTgtcttttatgcttttttttttataaataaaaaacactttataccAATTTTGGAAgcatatttattgtattgtttgtctgtatttcaggCTGCAGTGGATTAGtattcaaaaataatatttttttatttataaaatctATCTTGTAAGTAGAGTCATTACATGACTCATAGCTTTAATAGAGGCCCAAAATTAGTCATAACAGGATTTATCATTTGTGAATAAAATTTGTGATTCCTTCCATCAAAcctgtggttcccaacctttttcctctCTACGTTTTGAGTAAACTGAttacccctgactaagtgacatattctatggatatttcatattattattcaatgcataacaataacagtacagataaactgtacaattaacccaaatagtgaacccagtaactgcaggaagtttgtgtaaaacgagcaatttggttcaattttgagcagattatttcctgtgaatattgcatcggAGATGAGTTTTCTTGTCATCTTTAGGAACTTGTATTACAATtctctgtattatgtattttttgtatatattttttaaaaaccccttcttaaaatcaagaaggcctctcgacccccccgtgaagctttggtgacccctaatggggtcgggacccccaggttagGAACCAGTGAACTAGAGCAACAAATAGTACAACAGAAGACTTAACATGTTGAAGGAGTACACCACTCAGTGGGTGAGAAGACGATCAGGGAGTTTATTGTTTGACACGAGATGACGAGGAGGTGCAATTCTTCACCCAGTGACACAGTCATGGTGTGAACAGTGTGGCGCTCGGGGGCAATCTGAGGACAAGACTGTAAAAAGTCTAAAGGCCTTCTCTCTATTATGAGTGGATAAAAGAAAAACTAATTCCTGATATTGATTCTCATCACTTTATAATGATTCTTTTAAAGACCCAACATAAATCTGTCTTCTCTCAATTAGCTATTTTGTACCGAAATTGATTTAATAGGTAAAATAATGGCCGTGTTTCTGAGATTCTCCTAGTCAAACTGTGTCATGCAATTACGGGCAAACAGCCTTAGTAAATCAATGACTTGTATCCCATTATCTGTTCATATTCTAGCCTGAGAAACATTATTTTGAACCCTTCTCCTagactgtaaaaataaatctatatcTTCAAGTTTTTCTTAGGTTAATTTGATTGGAAGAATGTGTACTCTTATTGTATAAGGCTGCAGTGATTCTCTGTACCATgcagttttcttatttttattttttatttgacctttatttaaccaggtaaaatcaattgagaaccaattctcatttacaatgatgacctggccaagaggcagtagcacagtccacacaagtgacacagacagcacagatacaatacagtatgacaaacacatgagaaaatggctaaaaacagcataggtaaattaacaaacactatgtacaaaaaaaggcgGATTACTGGATGTACTTTGtaaaaatggaagagagagagagaagtgagggctggtcagcaagtacagcagtcaactatgacttgttgcagcttttgtttgaacatgttgagagaggtgagagctgtTAGTTTGAGCGTGTTCTGTAGTGAGTTCCAGTCATTTGCAGCGGCAAAATGAAAGGAGTTATGACCAAACACAGTACGGACTTTTGGAATGATGAGCCTTATGAAATCACTGGATCTTAAACGGCGATTGCTGTCGGAAATGTGCAGAAGATTGGAGAGGTAGCAAGGGGTCATTCCCAAAATGGATTTGTAGACCAAGAGCAGCCAGTGTTGTAGCCGCCTGGTGTGAAGGGAGGGCCAATCCACCAATCTGTAAAGTTCACAGTGGTGGGTGGTGAAGGGTGCACATGTGGCAAAACGGATTGCTGAGTGGTGGAGTGTGTCCAGTTTCCTGAGGGTGGTCTTTGATgccattttataaattatatcgCCGTAGTCAAATAGAGGAAGGATGGTCATTTTCACAAGGGTGAATTTGGcagagtgtgtgaaggaggCCTTGTTTCGATACAGGAAACCCAGTCTAGCTTTGACTTTAGCCAGAaggttattgatgtgtgtgttaaatgagAGAGATGAGTCCAACCAGAAGCCAAGGTATTTGTAGGAGCTGACAAACTCCAGCTCCGAGCCATCAGCACTGTAGATCTTGGGAGGGCTGGGGATGATGAGGTTTTTCCGGTCAAACAGCATACATTTGGTCTTTTTGGCGTtgaggagcaggtggaggttgTGGAAAGACTGTTGGATGGAGGTGAGGCTTTGTTGAAGAGTGGACACAGCAGAGTGGAGTGAGGGACCAGCTGAATATATGATGGTGTCATCAGCATACAGATGAATCCTGGAATTTCCAGCAGCTTTGGCTACATCGTTAATATAAATGGAGAACAAAATAGGGCCTAAGATGGAGCCTTGAGGCACACCTTTAGAGATGGTAAGAGGTTCAGACATGATGTTTTCGGTCTTCACCCGCTGGACACGATCAGCCAGGTAGCTAGCAAACCAGTTGCAACATCTACTGGACAAGCCAATGCTGGTAAGTCTTTGCAGGAGAATGTTATGGTTGACCGAGTCAAAAGCCTTGGCTAGGTCTATAAAGGCAGCTACACAAGTCTGTTTGATGTCCATGGCGGTGATGACGTCATCAAGGACCTTCAGTGTAGCGGTGGTACATCCGTGGCCTTTCCTAAACCCAGACTGCAGGTCagacaaaatatgatttaagtCAATGAAGTGAATTAGTTGTTTATGTACCAGTTTCTCTATGACTATGACTATGACTTATCATGTTCAGTTATTACACCTTTTCTACATCTTCTAAAACCTATACAGTTTTCAGTTTTGGTGCAATTCAGGTGATGGTTCTCATAGAGATCATCACTTTTGTTTCTGTACTGCATTTAAAGGTTCCTGATGTATGAAGAGATATTTAAAACTAAGGGATTTTATGACAGTTACCTTCACTATCTGCTAATTCTGGGTTCAGTTTCCTGTATTATAATTATAGGTTAAGCTTGCCATTGTCAACAAATtcaatgaaaagaccaaaaaccaaaaaTGTGTTGGTACTTTAAAAACAGCTGTGAATTTAtagttgcattaaaaaaaaatatatttttctgaaaccgatgggcactgtagttttaagTAAATAATATGCAAACGGAGAATatggtgcatttgttggggactattttcagctgcggattgATACATTTCGGTGCTAGTAGTGAGTATTTCCAGCAACAGaactaaaaaaaactgcagtgcCCATGTTGGAACATGTCACCCAACAATGAGGATCATTGGATCATCTTTTTCCACACAGACAATTCTTGTTATTAGAATCAATTCGTTGTTggctttttgtcttttcatgggatttgttgacaataaaacatatatagAATGATTTAtcctttaattaaaatgatttcagACTTGCTTTTGATGCACAGGGGAGGTCTTTGGGTTGTGGTGGGAAATCAGTAAAATATATAACAGGACAGCCTAGTAAATAGTTGTTTATTTGCCCTCCCGCCTACACACTCTATTATCTCCAACACAGTCCACGGCACGCCTACGCACCCTCAATCTCTCATCcccagattaaacaaacataaacaagcCCATTGTGCAACACTTCTGTGGGATTTACACGATGATTATCGCCTCTGAATATGTTCAAATATTCATGTTCACATTTTGGTTGATATTACtggtcatttaaaaacatttaaaattagGTAATTAGTACAAAGTCACAAATTAGTCTGAATATGTTGACATGTAACACTGTTATTTAGTGCTTTTGTTAAATTCTGGATTTGACTTTTGAAtacttttttaaagtatttaatcttAGATATAATAAAGTTAGCTGATATTTATCATTTAAGATAAAACAATTGATAAATAACTTtggaaaaacaaagcaaaaatgtgaaaaaaacatgacttagttttacttttgatgaattgctcttcctaaaatatataaaagttaCAGTCCCTTTGCTTGAGTGTGTTCTGCAGCCAGATGCTGACCTTGTGTGCAGTTTTACTTTTCATGACACAGTGTGTTAACTGGCCTTAAGTTATGAAAGAACATGACtaacaaaaaaactatttgaGAATAGGTCTGTCTGAGCACCAAAATGCCAGCCGTCACTTTGAATTGTTTTGGTTGTGAAGCGAAGGGAAGTTTGAGCTCACCTGCTGCAGGTGGAGGGTCAGTGTCTGCACTCAGGTCAGGTGTATTGTCAGGTCAGGTATTATGTAAGTTTGCTCGTCTCTTCAGGTATTGAACCTCCCTTGCTGCCCTTTTTGGGCATATGACATCAAAAAGGTTTTATATCAAATGTTTGGTCgtatttcaatttaatttaatatttttgtcttGTATGCTGTAAATAAATCTCTACATCTGCCTACATGTGTATGCAGTGTCAATGCATGATGTACAGTGAATATATTGTTTATCAGTACAGAAGTACAAGTCCTGCACTCAAAacttaacttaagtaaaagtacagaagcattatcagcaaaatgcacttaaagtacaacaagtaaaagtacacattatgcaggAAAATGGCCTTGGTCAgtgttattttattacattttatattattgcatcaattaatgttgtgttaatattcatattaacattattaagcAGTGATGCTTTGgcaacactgttttttttttactttcatgccaataaagccacattgaattgaatattaCTGAGGTATTAATGCAAGCAGCATTTTACTCTTGTAGTTTGCCAAGGAGCTAATTCTAACTACTTTGTACTACTGTTGGGGTGTTTAATCTATAGTAATACATCCTGTTTTATAAgatgatcatatgttttgtgtcaaaaatcttaatttgcgAAGTAACCAGTAGCTAAAACTGtcggataaatgtaaaaagtacaatatttgcctctgaaatgcagTGGATTATAGCGTAAAGTAGCATAAAGTACCAAGTAAAGATACATCaaacttgtacttaagtacaatatttgAGTAATTACACTTAATTTACATTTCACCACCACTGTCTATGGACATCAGAGGTGTTTTTTCTACTTGTGTTCACATGTTCTTATGTCATTGTATGaacattgttttgtctttttttgttcaaTGACTTGACTTAATAGAGAACACAAATCGactacacacccacacatacagaACAACAACTCACTTAAAACCATGACGCATCATTTTGTCCTTTACATctatatttttagatttaaaacACTCCTGCTACTTGTGCTCATGCTACATTTACATCGTTGCAATTTTATGCATTAACCCAGCTGTCATCCAGAGTGATGCGTAAAAGTGTCTTAAGcttatttcttttaaatctcCAGCATTAAAAGCAGCTAATAGTGAGGAATTAAGTCATCATGCTCAGATAATAATGTAAGTCATATTCCCTTAGGCTGGTTCTGGCTGGATTTATCCCCTCTGCACCTCATCTCTACATTAGTCATCATCGTTGCAGTCAGAGTGGTGACTAATCTCTTAATAAGTGAATAGGAGTTTCTCTTGAAAAGACGATGAGAGCAGAGTGAAGCATGATGGGAGAGTGACGGATAGGCTGGCACTGGGGAGAGTTCATTTGTTACAGAAGTGCCTCTTAAGAGTTACACTAGTCTCTAGCGTTGTGTCTGAGGTGGGGGGGTTCCATTGAGTGTGAGGGAAAGTAGAGGAGTATCAAACAAGGTGAGCTGATGGAAGGTAATGAGGCCGAGTGAAGGTGTGAGTGATGGCGAGCCTGGTGAAGTACCACAGTAAGTGAACTGGCTGCAGACAGCAGAAC is drawn from Sebastes umbrosus isolate fSebUmb1 chromosome 18, fSebUmb1.pri, whole genome shotgun sequence and contains these coding sequences:
- the ccdc167 gene encoding coiled-coil domain-containing protein 167; protein product: MAKLKDKRREKTSVASEIDRLEERRARCQDNLEKVEFKSRKERLSDQDRQDLEDEMTIINERVLKLDKELETLRGENRRNMMLSVALLVISAFFYYVFFYNEEDS